The Mucilaginibacter terrae region CGATGCGCTTACAAAATCTTAAAGCCAATGCTCAACGCCCACAAGTTAGCACGCTGACCGTACTTTTCATTGATTTTAGTTAAGCCGCCCTCGTAGCGTAAATCGGCGGTAATGTTACCAATATCAATACCGCCACCTACCTGGTAGCCTAATGTACTGTTTTTGTATTCGCCAAAATCCTGAATAGCGGTTTTAACATTGTTGTCTTTGCTCAGGTTGTACGAGTAAATTGGTCCGGCCATGGCACGTACGTTTAATGAGCCTGCGCTAAATAATTTACGGCCAAGTAATAAAGGCACGT contains the following coding sequences:
- a CDS encoding porin family protein, which gives rise to MKKYILSIALLVATIAGAKAQATLGIKGGVNFSKINTDNLKESTTAGYQVGLFARVGNSWYLQPELYLGSRGGKFEGSSSGNTASANGKVTFTTLNVPLLLGRKLFSAGSLNVRAMAGPIYSYNLSKDNNVKTAIQDFGEYKNSTLGYQVGGGIDIGNITADLRYEGGLTKINEKYGQRANLWALSIGFKIL